One region of Pseudoalteromonas galatheae genomic DNA includes:
- the purE gene encoding 5-(carboxyamino)imidazole ribonucleotide mutase, whose protein sequence is MTVGIIMGSKSDWPTMQHAAEMLDRFGIDYETKVVSAHRTPQLLADYASTAAERGIKVIIAGAGGAAHLPGMAAAFTSLPVLGVPVKSKTLNGVDSLLSICQMPKGVAVGTLAIGDAGAANAGLLAAQILGCQQPEIFAKVEAFRKEQTETVLANPDPAK, encoded by the coding sequence ATGACCGTTGGCATCATTATGGGCTCAAAATCAGACTGGCCTACAATGCAACATGCAGCTGAAATGTTAGATAGATTTGGTATTGATTATGAAACTAAAGTGGTTTCAGCTCACCGTACTCCACAGCTTTTAGCGGATTATGCTTCGACAGCAGCAGAACGTGGGATCAAAGTTATCATTGCCGGTGCTGGCGGTGCAGCACACCTACCGGGTATGGCGGCAGCATTCACAAGTCTGCCTGTACTTGGCGTTCCAGTAAAATCAAAAACACTAAATGGCGTGGACTCATTGCTGTCAATTTGCCAAATGCCTAAAGGTGTTGCGGTAGGTACGTTAGCAATTGGTGACGCTGGTGCTGCAAACGCAGGTTTGCTAGCAGCTCAGATTTTAGGTTGTCAGCAGCCAGAAATTTTTGCAAAAGTAGAAGCGTTCAGAAAAGAACAAACAGAAACTGTACTAGCTAATCCAGATCCTGCGAAATAA
- a CDS encoding 5-(carboxyamino)imidazole ribonucleotide synthase produces MNILVLGAGQLARMMSLSSTHLDIKVLAYDVGSQTVINPVTFATTPESLQQAIDKADAITAEFEHIPHDVLALCEQSGKFYPGAEAIATGGDRAKEKALLDKTSVPCAPFKIITDKTHFLTAINELGMPLVVKTCQAGYDGKGQWRVKSESEIDNTWAEMSEFLQAGTEAQPHSIVAEKMIPFDREVSIIGVRAKNGECKIYPLTENQHTNGVLTLSIAGKEKANIQAQAEDAFAKLANALDYVGVLAIEFFDVEGQLLVNEIAPRVHNSGHWSQQGAHVSQFENHIRAVAGLPIGDTRLLRPTAMINVLGQSHIPSQVLAVSGTTSHWYGKDAKPGRKMGHINVSADSLHKLGEALAELAEILPEADYPGVMETAQQLILN; encoded by the coding sequence ATGAATATTCTTGTTTTAGGGGCGGGACAATTAGCCCGTATGATGAGTCTATCGTCAACTCATCTTGATATAAAAGTGTTGGCTTATGATGTTGGCAGCCAAACGGTAATAAACCCCGTTACCTTTGCAACAACACCAGAGTCATTACAACAAGCCATTGACAAGGCTGATGCCATCACTGCCGAATTTGAACATATTCCACATGATGTTTTAGCGCTTTGCGAACAAAGCGGTAAGTTTTATCCTGGCGCAGAAGCGATAGCCACTGGCGGTGACCGCGCGAAAGAAAAAGCGCTACTAGATAAAACATCTGTGCCTTGTGCTCCTTTTAAAATCATTACCGATAAAACGCATTTTCTCACAGCTATTAATGAGTTAGGCATGCCGTTGGTCGTTAAAACTTGTCAGGCAGGCTATGATGGGAAAGGGCAATGGCGAGTAAAATCAGAGTCTGAAATAGACAACACTTGGGCCGAAATGTCGGAGTTTTTGCAAGCAGGCACTGAAGCACAACCACACTCCATCGTTGCTGAAAAAATGATACCGTTTGATCGTGAGGTATCAATTATTGGTGTGCGCGCTAAAAATGGTGAATGTAAAATTTATCCGCTGACTGAAAACCAGCACACCAATGGTGTACTGACTCTATCGATTGCTGGGAAAGAAAAAGCTAATATTCAAGCGCAAGCGGAAGACGCATTTGCAAAACTCGCGAATGCACTTGACTATGTTGGTGTACTTGCTATTGAGTTTTTCGATGTTGAAGGTCAATTATTGGTTAATGAAATAGCTCCTAGGGTACATAATTCAGGACATTGGTCTCAACAAGGCGCCCATGTGAGTCAATTTGAAAACCATATTCGTGCCGTTGCAGGTTTACCTATTGGCGATACAAGATTGCTTCGCCCAACCGCGATGATTAATGTTTTAGGGCAAAGTCACATTCCATCGCAAGTTCTTGCTGTTTCAGGGACAACCAGCCACTGGTATGGTAAAGATGCGAAACCGGGCAGAAAAATGGGGCATATCAACGTTTCAGCTGACTCACTTCATAAGTTAGGTGAAGCGCTAGCAGAGCTTGCTGAAATCTTGCCAGAAGCAGATTACCCTGGGGTCATGGAAACCGCTCAACAATTAATTTTGAATTAG